GCGTTGTTAAAATCTGAGTCCTAATGCCTGTGGTGCCTTGCTTTTCATGTGATACTTCTTgttttatatgtatgtgtgtgtatatatatatacatactgtATCTCTAAAGATTAAAAGATCTTTTGGATCGTTTGAAAGTACTTAAGTACTTTCTGAACAGAAGTTGAGGgtaaaacttttttccttttttttttttcagatcttcAATTTTGCAAGCAGAGAGTAAAAAAGATCATGAAGAGGTAAAGTTTTACCAAGTTAATTTCTTCAgcaacattaaaatttttttcctgatgtatAAAATACGTTAATGTCttacagaaaatttggaaaattctagTTTAAAAAATTCTCTGTAAGTATGTGAGACAATATTCTCAAGTTTCTCACAGAATTTTATAGCTGAAAGGACCTTAGGATGATCTCTCTGCTATCTTAAGGGCTCAAATTCAGAAATGACCTTGTGACTTGCTTTCTGGCAGGCTATTAACATCATGAGGCGACAGTTTAATTTATTCCCTTCTTGCACCACCCCTCTGAGACAGTATTTGCTACATTAAGAACATTGTGGCAGCAGATGTGGCGTGGCAGGAAGCAACTAAAGCTTAAAATCTTGGGGAAATGaaagatagaaaaacaaaaatttgggAGTCTCTCTTCTTCCTCACAAGCCTTTTATTTTTGGCTCCATTTTTACTTCTGGTACACCAAATCTGGAAGGTAAGGTCCTATCACCAGGAACTGACATTTCAGAAACTTTCTCTTGAGAAATATTCTTCATGAAAAACTCCATAGTTTGATTTTGAGCCTCTTTAATTTGGTATTGTAATTGTGCTGGCAGAAAATCAAGTTTAGAAATTATGTAGGGATCTGCATTTATTTACTTCTTGTGGAAAAGAATTGGTATAGAAACTTCCTTTTGGTCTTTGAGGAAGCAAAGGCCCATGTCTCTGCTCTTTGCAAGTTTTACCAAACAAAATGTTAATTTAGCTTACTGAGGCTCCTCAGGCACTGGGAATCCTAAAGAGAGAAGCAAAAATGTAGTGCAGACAGCACTTTTCATGTTAATTATTTATACACTTGAAAGAAGGGAAGTAGATAAATATATTCACCAGAAatatatttagctctttcttgCATTGGTTTTAATCATGATATGCAAGTCTAAAATGTCTTGTTTGGTGGAAAAGTAAACATAAATTATTTATGTACATTATTTAAGATGTTATGGCTCACTGTCTTATCAGAATGGTGGTTTGATTTTATGCTTCTCCTACAAATCTATATTGAATGCCAGTTTCTGTTAGAGTTGAGCActttaaaatattgttatatttttattctcttgtgTGAAATAAATTTGGGATTCTTTACTAAATCTGCTCAATGTTCTGTTATACTCTCAAatactatacatatatatgtgcatatatcttGGAAAGTTTTTCTTACAAGGAAGAATACATATTatgaattttcagttttagttGAATATTGAACATTGCCTTTTGGAAGAAGTTTTGTAGAAAATATGttactaattatatttttatattttttcctcttgCAGTGGATCTGTACAATAAACAACATATCTAAGCAAATATATTTAAGTGAAAATCCAgaggtaatatttttattttatagtacCCAGTTCTAGAAAAATTGAATAGTCCTGTGCCTTACGtggcattttatttattaagtcataatttcttaattttaattagaCCCTGAATGGGGAGCTTTAATATATCATGTATGCAATGAGTGTCTGGTCTTTGTAGAACGTCTGGTCTTTGTAGaacaataaattatttcagtcaaGCAAAAAATATTTGGGTGTCATCTCTCTGTTTAGCACTGAGGAGGATATAGAAGAAAGGGTATAGAAGAGGAGGATATACAAGAGGAGGATGTAGAAGAAAAGTAAGCTACTGCCTCTGCCCTTCAGCAGTCCATCTGCATGGGGAGGCAAAACCAAAACttaaacatttcatataaaatggTATCTAATTGAAGGTGTATGATGGTGACTAAAGGCTTAAGTTTAGAAAATGTTAAGATTAGTGTAGACTTTAGAGAAAGTTCTGTGAAGATTGATGGAAACCTGAGCTGGGTATGATGTATCTGTGttttaaggaaaagagaaaactttGCAGATAAGATATAAAAGCACAAAAGCAGAAATGGTATGTTTATAAAAAACACTAGTGTAATCAGAGTTTAAGTTTCTTGTTGGAGAACAATAGAAATCCAATTTACATGGAAATCACCTAGGGATCtcgttaaaatgcaaattctgattCAGAAGGTCTGGATGAAGTAGTCTGGGCTCCAGGTTTGGCAATTACATTTTGAGTAGCTAGGGTATCAAACCAGATAAACCCAGCAGTGTAGAGATAGCCAGAGGTGCAGTCCAAACATACAGGCAGAACCTGAGTGTACAGTGAACTCTGGAAGGCATCACTTGGATCCATTTTGCAGTGTGATTGGGCAACGACCTGGCTTTTGAATAATTCGGATTTCTAATACTTTTCTACCAGTTATCAGGACTCTAATTTTCAGTCAGTATTTTCCAGTCAGTATTTCAGTCAGAATATTTCctactaattttttcttttttaaaacaatttattgagtggtgattatgccaggcactgtgctaggtgctagCATTACAGTGGTAAACAAACCTTAATCCAGAAAAGGTTTGTTAAATATTTAATCTGGtagttaaaaatttaaacaaaaaacattttcttatttgtatAGTAGGAAAAAATACCAGACTTTTTCCCTAGATACAGAAAGCAAGAAGAGGCTTAAAGCTTATGACATTGTGAAGTAAATTATGTATCTTAAATATTAAGAGGACtttgaattttgtattttaagtgtaatttttaaaagcattctgATATTTCAGAGTCATACTTAAACTTTTAGTTTTCTTACTTTACTAATAttagtgcttttttttaaaaaaaccaaaataggAGATTGCTGCACGAGTGAATCAATCAGCTCTGGAAGCTATTACTCCTTCTCCATCATTCCAACAGAGGCATGAGAGCCTACGGCCAGCAGGGTCAGTTACCAGACTCTGGGTTATTTAAAGAACTGTCTGGGCTATTTAAAGCTTTACTACTTAAATTACTACTAAATAGTTCACCAAAcatacaaaatattattaaattggTGCTAGAACTGATAAATGATTCCAGATTTCCTTTGCATTTCCAGTGATTTTCTAGATTAGGATGTGAGTCATGTTTTTGAATTTAATAATAGGAAGAAAGAAGGTTGTTGTTAAATAAATGGCTTTGGTTAGGGATTGTGCTCTTATTGAAATATGTTTTACTCTTATCACTGActtataaatttgtttttcttttctcataattttaagtgttttgattttcaaaagagaaaaccaaatgcaatgccttctcattttcctttgtgcTTAGACAATCTCGGCCACCAACAGTGCGAACCAGCAGTTCAGGATCCTTAGGATCTGAGTCCACAAATTTGGCTGCCCTCTCTCTAGATTCCCTTGTTGCCCCAGACACTCCAATACAGTTTGACATCATTTCTCCTGTGTGTGAAGATCAGCCTGGCCAGGTGAAAGCCTCTGGCCAGGGAGGAAGGTGGGTGATGGCATCACAGGGATGTTGTACTCTTGTCTGTATGGTTTATGATTGCATTTCTACATTTGAGAGTCATCTTTCACATATCATGTGCATCAGCTATGGTGCACTGTCTTTGTTTTCATTACCTAATATAATTCTGGTTTTGTTAGAGAATGcagtcttttctctgtgtttatCTTCTGCCTCAATTAAAGAAGTTAATAtagttcaaaaaatattttaattctaaatTGCTTACCAAGTCTGCTTCTTgggtattttcttttaaaactgaagaagaaaatggaCAGTCCTATCTTTAAATTGTGATGATATTATAAAATTTCTTGGGGGTAATAACATGTGCTATAGagttattagaaaatattttcttatatgagAATAAGAAATCTTCAGTAAGATAGTAAAATATTATCCTGCTATGAATTATTAATGAATCATTTTTTTGCTTATACAACAAAGAATATCCTTATCAAAGcagttaagatttttattttctttggctgCTGGTGAAAGAAATGTAACCTAGGGCACATCGTTTATTAAATAGACTGAACACCTAATGAATTGGTAATATAGTAATTTGGACATACATGTCTATGACCAAGAAAAGGTAACTTACTTGATCATATAAATACATTTAGCATTTGATAAAATAGGCCAGACATATATTAAGGAGCTCATTTTCATGTGATCTTAATGCCAGCATAGTTTTAGAATCTCTTTGTCTCCATTTGCTTCCAGGATCTATTTTGAATGGtacttttcttcctttattgTGGTGTGCCCAGTGTGAAGCACACTAAGGAGGGAAGGTAGTTTCCATCTCAAATTCACTTTTCTTCTTGTATTTTGTTACTTTTGTCTTGAGAAATAGAGttttaaaacaggaaaatgtTCAATCATTATAGTTAGCTTGCTCCATGTACTTAGAGAACCTGAAGAGAGATTTTTGTAATCCCAGTAAAtctgtggaattttttttttcaagcagcTAAGATTGGAACTAAAACAGCTGTTTTTCTGTGCTAGCTTGTTTAAATTCAGGAACTTGGTTTATTATATtcgattttttgttgttttttttctttctttgtggttaaaCTTCCAGTCCATCTTTGTCTTCTAAAATTCAGCAACACTGGGTTCAGCCTATTAATTCCTTTAGTGTGTGCAGGCAGGGGCCTTTATCATGGTAATTTGCTTATCAGTAATGTTCTTTAATGGGATAGGCATTTTagagcttttcatttttaaaggcaTAAAGTTTTGCAATGCTTAGTTTTTAATTCTAGTTTCAGTGATTGAGATTTCTTCCATGGTGTTCACAGTAACTGACCATcggttcatatttttttcctaaacttCTCAGGCGTACAAATCCATTTGGAGAATCTGGAGGAGGTACAAAATCTGAAGCTGAAGGTAAAGCTGAAGAGTTTGTCATTTACACTTGTGCCACtaggttgttttattttctttttaaagattaatttattcccccccccattgtctgctctttgtgtattcttctgtgtccacctgcatttttatcagtggcacggggaatctgtgcctctttttctgttgtgtgatcttgctgcatcggctgtctgtgtgtgcggtgccacttctgggcaggctgcactttttttgcgcagggtggctctccttgacgggggcactccttgcatggggggctcccctgtgcaggggacaccactgtgagcacggcactccttgtgcacatcagcactgcgtatgggccagctcaccacacggaccaggagaccctcggtttgaaccctggacctcctatgtggcaggcagacactcttatcagttgagccaaatccgcttcccccactaTGCTGTTTTAATGTTATCTTTACTTCAAACTTTTCTCTATTTACTCAAagtgcattatttatttatttaattttttacaagatttattttatttatttctctccccttcctccctgttgtctgctctctgtgtccatttgctgtgtgtttttctctgtCCACTTACATTATCCGTcggaactgggaaactgcgtctcttttgttgcgtcatcttggtgcgtcagctctccgtgtgtatggcgccactcttgggcgggctgcgctttattcacatggggtggctttccttgtggggtgcactccttgtgtgtggggtacccctatgtgggggtgcctttgcatggcagggcactccttgcacgtgggcctgcttaccacttgggtcaggaggtcctggggatcaaaccctggaccctccacgtGGCAGACAgttgctcttatcagttgagccacatctgcttccctcaaagtgCATTATTTAAAGCAACAGATCTTTATCTGATTTAAGACATTATTCGCACTAAATTATAGACTATTACATTTTTGACCACATAGTCAATTTTTCCAATGCATAAGATATTCTTTAAGTTTTTCCTAACAGCTGATGTTTCACTTCTGCTACTAGAgcgtaatttttttttctttttccagtagCTGTTTATTTTGGTATAATTCCaaagttacagaaaaattataagaaattgtTTTTACCCAGAATCACAAAATGCTGAAGCAAATTTGAGACCTTCATTTTCCTATAAATTAACACTGTAGTTTGGACTTATTTCTAAATACCTCCACATTTTTCACTGCCAACTCTAAAAGGAATCagtgtattttattatttaggaaaagaaatgtggaatttaaaaatacataatatgcCTTGTTCTGTTTAGATTCTATTCTTCATCAATTATTTATTGTCCGGTTCCTTGGTTCTATGGAGGTGAAATCAGATGACAATCCAGATGTTGTTTATGAAACAATGCGCCAGATCTTAGCTGCCCGGGCCATCCATAACATCTTTCGTATGACAGAATCACATTTATTAGTCACTTGTGACTGTTTAAAGTAAGTAGTAATCcctcccctaaaaaaaaaaaaggtttacatAATTTCAGCctaattaaaatttgttttccacATTCTTAATGATTATTATAGGTTAATTGATCCACAGACACAAGTTACAAGGCTCATGGTGAGTTCTACATGTTAAAGTTTTATTATAAACCtttttgtgcatatatatatgtatcttgcATCTTTTTAATAATATTGATTCTGCATATTCAGTTATGGTAGTTTCAGTTTTGATTGGTGATTAGGCCATTGTGGTTAAGTTTCTGGCCACATCTCTGTAAGTTATTATTGAACATTCCACATAACTTAAAGAATCACTGCAATCTGGGGTGCTATTTAGTGTATATCCCTTAGTTAGGGGGCATATCTTATATACCAGTGAAACTCACAGTTGGAATTAAAAGGCAAACAGGCCTgagtttattttataattattttgaaatagctGGCAGTGTGTGTTCCTATTTAATAATACagaccttttttttaaattgaactgGATTTTACAATTATGTTAATAAAACACATTCAGTATTCAACCTTTTAATCTGCTTGGTAATCCAAACCAAatatcatattatttttcttgGATTAGCAGTCTGATAAAGATTGGCTTTAATGttctatttctgatatttttacaACTTAGACTATGAGTTTGTCATATGTGAGTTCTGCTCTAATTTGAAAATCTCATTTTTACTTCTGATATTTTCTGTGGCAGTTTCCATTACCCAGTGTAGTTTTATATGCTACACACCAGGAAAATAAGAGGCTTTTTGGATTTGTGCTTCAGACAtcaggagggagaagtgagagtAACCTGTCATCGGTCTGCTATATTTTTGaatcaaacaatgagggggagaagGTAAATAGCTTTTCAAAATGTGTTTCTGTTGTGAAATACAGATCATAGTTACAATTCTTACTAAGATTTCTATAAAAAACTCCTAAACTTTGCCTGGTCTGATAGACCTGCTTTGTTTTGAACAGAGCTGAAATGGTGGTCAGGTCTTCTTTCTGACTTCACAGACCTGTATCGTCTTATCCATTGATATCTCTTGGAATCTTGTTGCTTCATTAACCTATCCTGGGAATGGAATATGCTCCCATAATCAgtcatttttatatacatttagtttagagcagcagcagcagtggctGCTCACTTAAATTCTTTGTAGGCTTTTCTGTTTCAGTAATGAATTTCAGATACTAAGAAGTGGGGCATGTGAAAGAGGTGACAGCCAGTAGTGGCAGCTCATAGACTCTGAGGACTCATAGACTCTTGGGGTAAATCAGCCTTTCTTTGAAGCAATGCTTTATGTGAAGTTATAAAACTAGTTAACATCAGCCATTTAGATACTTGAAGTCATTGCTTTGATGTGAGAACTGCCTGAGTCTTTTTTACTCTTTTCCCTTTCAGATTTGTGATTCTGTTGGAATAGCAAAACAGATAGCTTTGCATGCTGAACTGGTAAGAATCCAAGGCACTTAATTATCCTAGAATGTTAACCTAAAGTAGTATAAAATTTCATATTAGCaagtaaataaaatgattttgatAAGCAAAGTTAACAATGAATGATATTGATGATACAGCATTTAGAATTTAGATAAAGGAGGGCTTCTATCAAATGTAGACTTTTAGTGCATGTTCATAcgtataaatggaaaaaaaattgaaaaggttaCAAAGATAATGTTAATTCAAATGTCTAAAATTTAGttatttcatatttaattcaataattttgtttctctcttcttTAGGATCGTAGGgcatcagaaaaacaaaaagaaatagaaagagtaaaagagaagcaacagaaagaactcagtaaacaaaaacaaattgaaaaggtATGCAGTCCTAATGTCTGGATCTTCTCTTTATGTGGTTTTTGAAATTTCCTTAGAACTGTGACTTTAAGATTTGTATTTCCAAATGAAGGTCTGTTTCTGCTTGCTCAGCCACTTCATAACCAAATGATTCGTAGCATATCAGGAAAGGGTGACATCTGCCTTCTGATATGTTGTTTGCATTTTAGTTATACTGGCATGTAATGAGACCAACTGTTTAGTAAACATcagaatttttatatttcattgagGGCTGTCTCTTTCAAAGCAGGTCTTTTGAGAGCCTACATAGACTTAACTACCATTGTTGAAAGTCATATTGGGCCTATAGAGTCCACAGCCTGGGATATAGATACATGTGTATCTGTATAGCAGTCAATAGATATAGATTGATTTAATGTGCCAGGAGAGTTAAATTATTGACCATCCAAcaggataattaaaaaaatttttattgtggtaacatacgtGTAACataacatttctgattttaatcacCTTCAAGTAAACAACTCCGTGTTAACttcattcacagtgttgtgaCACTATCAACAttatccattacccaaacttttcatcaccccaaacagcagCTCTACCAacaggataatttttttttcttttttaaaaatttttattgaagtatatcattcatacatgaacacacataaacaataagtgtatagtaaagattgcgaacttacatacataacatcacacaggggtctcgtacatcatccctccaccaactctttgcattggtttgaaccatttgttacaaactatgcaagagcattgtcaaaatattactaccaactatattccttatcttacatttgatgtatttttcccccaacccatactattttttaaaaaatatatttttgttacagatattgtgaacttgcaaaataattatacagatgtgtagatttcccatacaactctaCACCCtagtggaacgtttgttacagataatgagataatatcatcagactattaacaccaatcatggtccatagcatacatttggcacactttttccatacacctccattatcaacacagtacagcttggcattgatgcaggaatattataGTACTGCTGTTAGCCATAGTctgtaggtcacaccaattgtagttttcccatgtttcttcaTATTACCAtcacatctgctctagctaacagaaggactctcttgcatctgtacccctaaccacaattctcaactgcctctgggttcactgtgttattcagtccctagattattctttagctttctttctattgacatttagttccccagactacctttttcagtcacaatcccttttataaaccaattgctactcactataatgtgttactatcaactctatccatctccacacttttacagtcaagttaattaaaacttctacgtacattaagcatccatagttcttctcaaccctcctcttttctctttataatatatactctaggttttaatttcatgtgtttattatttgtgttgagttcatattaatgagaccatgcaatatttgtccttttgtgtctggcttacttcgtttagtataatgtcttaagtcatccatattatcccatatgtcccaatttcatttcttcttactgcagcatagtattccatcatacatatataccacattctgtctACCctttcattggtggatggacagttgggttgtttccatcttttggcaattgtgaacagtgccgctatgaacattggtatgcagatgtctgtttgtgtcatagtttttgtTCTTCTGGATAGATTCCtaggagaggaattgctggatcatatggcagttctaaatttagcttcctgaggaaccaccaaactgtcttctacagaggctgcaccattttgcgctcccactaacagtgaaggagCCAACAGGATAATTTTAATGGAAACAAATTTCAGAGCAAAATCTGGAGAATGCATTGGATAGGCGATCCATGAGATTGTAAGAGCCTATTATGGATAGTGGCATTGTTAGTAGGAATGGAAAAGTGGAAGCAGCTGTGGAATACTTAACGAGAACAAATCAGCAAGAATTGACAATGGACTAGATGTATGGACAGGGGAGAGGGAAGTGGCAAAGATGACACTGAAGTCAAACCTACTTGACTAGGTTGAGGGAAGGTGACATCTAATTTAACAAGATAAATTGGGCAAAGCTGAAAAGGTTGGCCTGGACAGGGAGAATATGGGAGAATTAGGGGTTGGGTGATCAATTGTGAAGCTTTCAGTGTGAAGTGAGACACGATGATGGCCCTGAACTTGGTTGTTGAACATGAAAACAGTAAAGAAGAAAACCTTTAGTTTAATTTTTGTTTgaatgttggcttttatagagttTCTAGAATGATGCCCAAATTCGCTTCAGTGTTGCGTTGATTGGGTTTCCTTTCTTGTTTGGTGTTGCTATTCTTTTCAGCAAGTTGTCAGAATtctgcatacatatttatgacaGAAGGTTTGAAATTGCTCTCAAGTATGTATTTAActgcattgttttttgtttgactGCAAAcaatagtttcttttctttcttttctcctaggACCTAGAAGAACAAAGTCGGTTGATAGCTGCCTCCAATAGACCAAACCAAGGCAGTAGTGAAGGGCAATTTGTTGTCCTTAGTAGTAGCCAGTCAGAAGAGAGTGATTtgggagaagaaggaaagaagagagagtcAGAAGCATAAACTTATCCTTGCTTTTTTGGTGATAtcacccctcccttccccctggaATTTATTGACAATTTCTGTGGTGAAATGGCACAAGGTAACAACTATGTTGAAATAACAAGGAGGAGACTAAGCGTTGTATATGcttctttcttttagcttcattttaaaaaattagattgaACTTGTGATTTAggtttacattgattttttttttttctccttaaaataaCATACTATGCAGTAACATCAAATACCACATGCCTAACGAAACCTGCTCATCTTCCTAAAGTAGATTGCCGAGATATACATTTGCTCAaggcctttttttcccttcaatttatgAACTTTTTATCTTGCTTCATAATTGACTATGAGCATAAGAAATCGTTTATTCTTCAGCTTCAAATCTTTGTGGGTATATTCCCTCTTGTTTcattaagaagttttggactgaATAAGTTTGAACCTTGTATGTAGAGAATTCTACAAGTTTCAAGTATTTTAACAATACTAAATGTGCAATAgaacttttataaaataattagaacagAGATTTTAGACTTAAAGATTCAAATTGTGACAGGTGGTACTGTTGATTTCAGGGCACTTTCTTGGATTGTGGGAAAGAAGCTTAAGTATCTTCAGTTCAAGATGGATATAGCCCTTGGCATTTTATCATCATTTTCTTAGTTCTCAGGTTGGGACTTGAAT
The Dasypus novemcinctus isolate mDasNov1 chromosome 26, mDasNov1.1.hap2, whole genome shotgun sequence genome window above contains:
- the APPL1 gene encoding DCC-interacting protein 13-alpha, with the protein product MPGIDKLPIEETLEDSPQTRSLLGVFEEDAAAISNYMNQLYQAMHRIYDAQNELSAATHLTSKLLKEYEKQRFPLGGDDEVMNSTLQQFSKVIDELSSCHAVLSTQLADAMMFPITQFKERDLKEILTLKEVFQIASNDHDAAINRYSRLSKKRENDKVKYEVTEDVYTSRKKQHQTMMHYFCALNTLQYKKKIALLEPLLGYMQAQISFFKMGSENLSEQLEEFLTNIGTSVQNVRREMDSDIETMQQTIEDLEVASDPLYVPDPDPTKFPVNRNLTRKAGYLNARNKTGLVSSTWDRQFYFTQGGNLMTQARGDVAGGLAMDIDNCSVMAVDCEDRRYCFQITSFDGKKSSILQAESKKDHEEWICTINNISKQIYLSENPEEIAARVNQSALEAITPSPSFQQRHESLRPAGQSRPPTVRTSSSGSLGSESTNLAALSLDSLVAPDTPIQFDIISPVCEDQPGQVKASGQGGRRTNPFGESGGGTKSEAEDSILHQLFIVRFLGSMEVKSDDNPDVVYETMRQILAARAIHNIFRMTESHLLVTCDCLKLIDPQTQVTRLMFPLPSVVLYATHQENKRLFGFVLQTSGGRSESNLSSVCYIFESNNEGEKICDSVGIAKQIALHAELDRRASEKQKEIERVKEKQQKELSKQKQIEKDLEEQSRLIAASNRPNQGSSEGQFVVLSSSQSEESDLGEEGKKRESEA